The nucleotide sequence CCGACAGTGAGGGCGTTGACCTCTCCCAATTCGGTCCCGGCTGGGCAAGTCTGACCAGCCAGCTGCTGGCACCAGCGAACTATCCCGCAATGGCCTTCAACGATAACTCTGGAACCACGGGCAGCAATGGCATTGGTTCGCAGCTGTTTTGGACCCAGAACGTAATCGGATTGTCGGGGACTCTCACTAAGATTATCGGCCGCCATCAGCTCAAGTTTGGCGGTGCCGGTCGCCATGTGCAGTGGATTTCTGCCCCGCAAAACGGGGTACTTTCGCTGAACTTTGATCAGAACGCTACTGCGGACTCCGAGGGCGCGGGTGGCTCCGCTGTGGCCTCCTCACTGCTTGGCATTCTTGGGGGACAAGGCTCACAGGTAGCGTCTGGAATGGTGGGCGGCTCCCGAGCCTACTTCACGTCTTACGGTTTCTTCATCGACGATACCTTCCAGGCGACCAGAAAACTCACCATCACAGCCGGTCTGCGCTGGGATCAGCCCAGCGTCTTCTCGGAAGCCAGTAATAATGACACCGTGTTCCTGCCCAACCAAGCCAGTCCGATCGGAACTATCGATAATCCGGTCACCGGCCAGACGCAACAAGTGATGGGGAATGTGGCTCTGGTGAACAGTCCGGCCTGGAAATCACAACGAGAAGACAATCTGCACTGGAAGCTGTTTTCGCCGCGCCTCGGATTCGCTTACCGGCTCACCGACAAAACGGTATTGCGCGGGGCGTATGGGATCTCCTATCCGCCCGCTACGCTTAGCCAGGATGGACCCAATCTCTCGCCCATCAATGCAGCCCAGGGTGCCGGCAATGCGTTCTCCACAGTAGCCAACCCGTTTCCCGATGGTCTCCCGCAGCCAAAGCGGCGGAACGCGACGCCGGACGACTTCTATGGACTGCCCGTCTTTGCCATGCGCGTGCCGGGCGACCCCATGCCATATGTGCAGCAGTGGAACGCAGCATTCGAACGGCAGGTCGGCAAGGATTCCTCCATTACGGTGGCCTACGCTGGTTCGAAGGGTACCCACCTCCTTCTGCAGGGGTGGGCAACCGTATCGAATATCAATCTTAACCAGCTACCCGATCAGTATTTTTCTATGGGGCCGACGGCTTTAGAGGCACAGGTGCCAAATCCGTTCGCTGGCATCATTACGAGTGGCCCGTTCTCGGGACCCACGATTGCCACAGGCCAGTTGTTGCTGCCGTTCCCACAATACCGGCGAGTTCTATTCCTGGATCCTCACCGCGGTAGATCCAACTACAATTCGCTACAGACCTCCTACAAGAAGCGCTTTGGCGACAAGGGCATTCTCAGCGTGGCCTATACCTGGTCACGACTGAAGTCCAACACGGATAGCTCCAGTGCATTCCTGGACGAAGGCTTCATCTTCGGAGGCTCGACTCAGGACAATAACCACCTGGAAAAAGAGTATTCGATCAGTTCTTACGACGTTCCTCACAACCTGTCCATTGGGTACGGGGTTGACTTACCTTTCGGCCGCAACAAGCGCTTTATGGGGGATGCAACCGGCGTGCTGAACGGCATCATTGGTGGATGGCGGGTCAACGGCATTACCACTTTCCGGAGTGGTGTCCCCATGAGCGTGTACCAGTTCTTCCCCGGTACGGCCCTTAGCAACTTTGGCGGGGGGCAGGGATACTTCGGCGCCCAAGGTCTATGGATGCGTCCTGATCTGGACCCAAGCTGTAGCCTGAAAGTGTCGGGCTCTCGTCAGCACAGGGCGGCAACTGGCTGGTTTAACACGGATTGCTTTGTGGCTGTGGATGCGGGCGCCGAAGTAAGGTTCGGCAACGAACCCCGCAACCTTGACGCGGTCCGCATGGACCACATCAACAACTGGGATTTTTCCATCTCAAAACGTAACAACATCACCGAGAATGTCTACCTGCAATTTACGGCGGAGTTCTTCAATGCGTTCAACCATGTGCGATTCGGCACACCAAACGAGCAGATAGGTAATCCGAACTTCGGTGTTGTGCTTTCGCAGGTGAACCCGCCGCGTGCGATTCAGTTCGGTCTGCTGCTCGGCTTCTGATCATCTCTATGGCACCGGCCAGCAATGGCCGGTGCCCACATTCTAATCAGCGCGAGCATACTCAAGCTTATGGTAAGGGGATCGCGATTATGTCGAACCAGCGTCTCATCCTGCTCTTGCTGTGTTCAACACTTCTAGGCATCTTCTCCCCCAATCCAGTCATTGGTCAGGATCGTCCCGCCTCGGAACCATCCAAAGTCGTGGTGCACGCCGATGGCACCGTGGAAGTTCCTGCTCAGACCGTGCCCATGTCCCCATTTCTCAGTGCGGAGGCAAAGGCATACGTCACGCAGCATTTGAAAGACATGCAGGATCCGGAAATCCTGAAACAGGATGCTGGAGTACCTCGCTTCATGAAGGGATATCTGGCCCGCGACTACGAATTATTTGCAGTCGAGAAGAAAGACCAGAGAGTCGGCGGCGTGCATGTGTATGTGTACACGCCCAAGTCTGGAGTCTCAGCAAGGAACAAGAATAGGGTCCTGGTCAATCTGCACGGCGGCGGCTTTTCAGGCTGCTGGCCTGGTTGCGCAGAACTCGAATCGATTCCCATTTCGGCCTTGGGACAGATTGAAGTAGTCAGTGTCGATTATCGTCAAGGCCCGGACAATAAATTTCCCGCTGCGAGCGAAGACGTTGCCGCCGTATATCAAGAACTTCTGAAGACGCACAAGCCGCAAAACATCGGTATATACGGCTGCTCGGCTGGGGGAATGCAGACCGCGATGTCCGTCGCCTGGTTTCAGGCCCACAACCTTCCGGCGCCGGGGGCAATTGGAATCTTCTGTGCTGGTGCGGGGGGCGCTTTCGGCGGAGACGCGCTGTACACCGCCTGGCCGCTCGGCGAAGCGCGACTCGCGCCGCCCATGCCACCGCGTCCCTCCGACGGGCCGCCGCTGGGGTATTTCAGCGGGACCAATCCCAAGGACCCTCTGGTTTCCCCCGTCAGTTCACTGGAAGTTCTCGCCAAGTTTCCGCCAACGCTGATGATCACCGGCACGCGCGGGTTTGAACTGAGTGGCGCGATTTACTCCCATGAGCAACTGGTGAAGGCGGGAGTGGAAACCGAGCTCCACGTCTGGGAAGGCTTGTTCCACGGATTTTTCTACAACGTGGATGTGCCCGAGTCGAAAGATGCATTGAATGTGATCATCAAGTTCTTTGATCGTCATTTGGACGGAAAGTAAAGTTGGTGCTTCGTAGGCTGTATGCAGCGACGCA is from Acidobacteriota bacterium and encodes:
- a CDS encoding TonB-dependent receptor, with protein sequence MSRVAGFSTPRSVAVRLMSVLVLAGVVGSCLPANAQVRFGGVVGSVSDPTGATISGAKVTLTNVGTNENRSMPTSSAGTYAFANVSAGLYRVEVEQAGFKRFAQQNVEVQVDVTTRVDATLQVGNVTESVVVTTEAPPLQTDSASLGTTVGLREVESIPLSGRNVNNMLTLVPGVVAQGGTYGNAVSNQAGGARTNAIGFGNYAIGGGFGNQSSFYIDGVASNAPAGNLNSLIPSQDVVQEFRVVTNNVAAEYGSYAGGIINLTTKSGTNKFHGTAYEYLRNKVLNANDYFNNHNGPGGTALARPPLRQNQFGGTIGGPILKDKTFFFFGFERQVLKTGTPVTNTVPTTDMLAGDFSDPALPAIYDHSQDGSPQFECDGVLNVICPDRLDSSALALFAKSYPAPNRPGVSNNFITNMATGGINAQYNARVDHHFSDKNTLFARYTYWKADSDAYDAWGTHTSGQGHTGVYTHSAVLGDTHAINSSTILDLRLSFLRVFQHEFPDSEGVDLSQFGPGWASLTSQLLAPANYPAMAFNDNSGTTGSNGIGSQLFWTQNVIGLSGTLTKIIGRHQLKFGGAGRHVQWISAPQNGVLSLNFDQNATADSEGAGGSAVASSLLGILGGQGSQVASGMVGGSRAYFTSYGFFIDDTFQATRKLTITAGLRWDQPSVFSEASNNDTVFLPNQASPIGTIDNPVTGQTQQVMGNVALVNSPAWKSQREDNLHWKLFSPRLGFAYRLTDKTVLRGAYGISYPPATLSQDGPNLSPINAAQGAGNAFSTVANPFPDGLPQPKRRNATPDDFYGLPVFAMRVPGDPMPYVQQWNAAFERQVGKDSSITVAYAGSKGTHLLLQGWATVSNINLNQLPDQYFSMGPTALEAQVPNPFAGIITSGPFSGPTIATGQLLLPFPQYRRVLFLDPHRGRSNYNSLQTSYKKRFGDKGILSVAYTWSRLKSNTDSSSAFLDEGFIFGGSTQDNNHLEKEYSISSYDVPHNLSIGYGVDLPFGRNKRFMGDATGVLNGIIGGWRVNGITTFRSGVPMSVYQFFPGTALSNFGGGQGYFGAQGLWMRPDLDPSCSLKVSGSRQHRAATGWFNTDCFVAVDAGAEVRFGNEPRNLDAVRMDHINNWDFSISKRNNITENVYLQFTAEFFNAFNHVRFGTPNEQIGNPNFGVVLSQVNPPRAIQFGLLLGF
- a CDS encoding alpha/beta hydrolase fold domain-containing protein — protein: MSNQRLILLLLCSTLLGIFSPNPVIGQDRPASEPSKVVVHADGTVEVPAQTVPMSPFLSAEAKAYVTQHLKDMQDPEILKQDAGVPRFMKGYLARDYELFAVEKKDQRVGGVHVYVYTPKSGVSARNKNRVLVNLHGGGFSGCWPGCAELESIPISALGQIEVVSVDYRQGPDNKFPAASEDVAAVYQELLKTHKPQNIGIYGCSAGGMQTAMSVAWFQAHNLPAPGAIGIFCAGAGGAFGGDALYTAWPLGEARLAPPMPPRPSDGPPLGYFSGTNPKDPLVSPVSSLEVLAKFPPTLMITGTRGFELSGAIYSHEQLVKAGVETELHVWEGLFHGFFYNVDVPESKDALNVIIKFFDRHLDGK